The proteins below come from a single Nitrospira sp. genomic window:
- a CDS encoding PAS domain S-box protein, with product MQPFSQKSLVSEYSGPVLLAAGIFFLDLSVPAEVAAWLLYAIPVALTIGSSRARAPLYVMGLVACLAVTDLVVSSSGFPPVSFWLNRLLGIGVMGTVAALVATRRTSATPMDVIDREVAPVERPQEGLASETGQGRAHAELLRDKLRFEGIVQSAMDAIITVDDTQKIVLFNQAAEDMFRWSAQDMLGRRLDRLIPERFRSVHGEHIREFGRSGVTTRQMGSLGVIMGVRSNGEEFPIEAAISQIGIEGVRYYTVILRDITERKRLEQDLAEREALLRAIIETEPECVKVLALDGTVRTMNAAGLAMVEATHTAQVVGKDLCHLVAAESQPVFRELVCKAAQGEPGRLEFQLVGMLGTPRWLDTHVVPLRAADGTVSAVLGVTRDVTDWKKTEQLLRQSEERYRRLLAVLPDAILVNRGGRIVFINEQGVQLFGASQPEDILGRSLYELVHSDFHELVRERIRHLLDSGNTVPEVEEKAVRLDGAIVDVAVRAARFQDEGGVGILVVLRDLSLRKVSEQRLRESEERLQSLLDSMEDVIWSSSLDWSTLYYVSPSVAEIYGRSIEEFLANPSLRLAAVYTDDRALADQALWDLQRTGECDVEYRIVRQDGEVRWVHDRGRVIRDGAGHPLRIDGTASDITERKRLQAQLRRTERVAELGTVASGMAHEIGTPMNVILGRAEYLMERTKEEPVRKGLQTIISQVERITRVMNQLLAFARRRPVEHRALDLRQIVEDNLEIFQERLSHSHIAVETSFAEACPLVCADADQMSQVLINLVMNAIHAMPNGGVLKLALTPASDRGMVMLVIGDTGHGMPKDVIAKIFDPFFTTKEFGKGTGLGLTVVRGIIEEHGGTIQVDSEPGVGTVFTICLPIHVAPAATP from the coding sequence GTGCAGCCCTTCTCGCAGAAATCCCTGGTCAGTGAATATAGCGGCCCGGTTTTGCTGGCCGCCGGAATCTTTTTCTTGGACCTGTCGGTGCCCGCGGAGGTCGCTGCCTGGTTGCTGTATGCGATTCCAGTCGCGCTGACGATCGGCAGCTCCCGCGCGCGAGCTCCGCTCTATGTCATGGGATTGGTCGCCTGTTTGGCGGTGACCGATCTTGTCGTGTCTTCGTCTGGATTCCCACCGGTTTCTTTCTGGCTGAATCGCTTGTTGGGCATTGGCGTGATGGGCACTGTGGCGGCGCTCGTGGCGACCCGTCGGACGAGTGCGACACCGATGGACGTCATCGACAGAGAGGTGGCGCCGGTCGAGAGGCCGCAAGAGGGGCTGGCGTCGGAGACCGGGCAAGGCCGGGCGCACGCGGAACTCCTTCGTGACAAGTTGCGGTTCGAAGGCATCGTGCAGTCGGCGATGGATGCCATCATCACTGTCGATGACACGCAGAAGATCGTCTTGTTCAACCAGGCCGCGGAAGACATGTTTCGATGGAGTGCCCAGGACATGTTGGGGCGGCGGTTGGATCGGCTCATCCCTGAACGGTTTCGCAGCGTTCATGGTGAGCACATCCGCGAGTTCGGCCGATCCGGGGTGACCACGCGGCAAATGGGGTCGCTGGGTGTGATCATGGGCGTACGGTCCAACGGTGAAGAATTCCCCATCGAAGCGGCGATTTCCCAAATCGGCATTGAAGGTGTGCGGTACTACACCGTCATCCTCCGCGATATCACCGAGCGCAAACGACTGGAACAGGATCTGGCGGAGCGTGAGGCGTTGCTGCGGGCGATCATTGAGACCGAACCTGAGTGTGTGAAAGTGCTGGCGCTTGATGGCACGGTTCGGACCATGAATGCCGCAGGATTGGCGATGGTTGAAGCCACCCACACCGCGCAGGTCGTCGGCAAGGATTTGTGCCACCTGGTGGCTGCTGAGTCTCAGCCGGTGTTTCGCGAATTGGTCTGTAAGGCTGCACAAGGGGAGCCGGGCCGGTTGGAGTTTCAGCTGGTGGGGATGTTGGGCACGCCTCGATGGCTGGACACCCATGTGGTGCCGTTGCGTGCCGCCGATGGAACGGTCTCTGCGGTGTTGGGTGTAACACGTGATGTGACCGATTGGAAAAAGACCGAACAGCTGCTGCGTCAAAGCGAAGAGCGCTATCGCCGGCTGTTGGCGGTCTTGCCGGACGCCATCCTGGTGAATCGCGGCGGGCGGATTGTGTTCATCAATGAGCAGGGGGTGCAGCTCTTCGGGGCGAGCCAGCCGGAAGACATTCTCGGACGGTCGCTCTACGAACTGGTGCATTCTGATTTTCATGAATTGGTTCGAGAGCGGATTCGGCATCTGCTGGATTCCGGCAACACGGTTCCCGAGGTCGAGGAGAAGGCTGTTCGACTCGACGGGGCGATCGTCGATGTGGCGGTCAGAGCGGCTCGTTTTCAGGACGAAGGGGGTGTCGGCATCCTAGTCGTGCTGCGGGATCTGTCGCTGCGCAAGGTTTCTGAACAACGATTACGGGAAAGCGAAGAGCGGCTTCAGAGCCTGTTGGACTCGATGGAAGATGTGATTTGGTCGTCGTCGTTGGATTGGTCTACGCTGTATTACGTGAGCCCGTCTGTGGCTGAGATCTACGGCCGGTCGATCGAAGAGTTCCTGGCGAACCCATCGTTGCGGCTCGCGGCGGTCTATACGGATGATCGAGCCTTGGCCGATCAGGCGCTGTGGGACCTCCAGCGCACGGGGGAATGTGATGTCGAGTATCGCATCGTCCGGCAAGACGGTGAGGTGCGATGGGTGCATGATCGTGGCCGGGTCATTCGGGACGGGGCCGGGCATCCCTTGCGCATCGACGGGACTGCCAGCGATATCACGGAGCGGAAGCGGTTGCAGGCGCAGCTGCGTCGAACCGAGCGAGTGGCCGAACTCGGCACGGTGGCTTCGGGCATGGCCCACGAGATCGGGACGCCCATGAACGTCATTCTGGGCCGGGCGGAATATTTGATGGAGCGGACGAAGGAAGAGCCGGTCAGGAAGGGGCTCCAGACCATCATCAGCCAGGTGGAGCGAATTACGCGGGTGATGAATCAGTTGCTGGCGTTTGCCCGGCGACGTCCGGTCGAACACCGGGCATTGGATCTTCGACAGATCGTCGAGGACAACCTGGAAATCTTTCAGGAGCGGCTCTCGCATAGCCACATCGCCGTCGAAACATCGTTCGCTGAGGCGTGTCCGTTGGTGTGCGCCGATGCGGATCAGATGAGCCAAGTGTTGATCAACTTGGTGATGAACGCCATCCATGCGATGCCGAACGGCGGCGTGCTGAAGCTCGCATTGACCCCCGCATCGGATCGTGGAATGGTCATGCTCGTGATCGGCGATACCGGCCACGGGATGCCGAAGGACGTGATTGCCAAGATCTTCGATCCCTTCTTTACGACCAAGGAGTTCGGCAAGGGGACCGGATTGGGCCTGACGGTCGTGAGAGGCATCATCGAGGAGCACGGCGGGACGATTCAGGTCGACAGCGAACCGGGAGTCGGAACGGTGTTCACGATTTGCCTGCCGATTCATGTTGCACCGGCTGCCACGCCATAA
- a CDS encoding response regulator: MKGRSPAVLLVVEDDKDMRSLLCDELWGEGYQLREASNGEEGLDAVMLAAPDLIVTDLKMPSGGFEYVHRLRSCAPACPIIVMTAFGDAKTKEEALKSGATAYFDKPVRLSELKATVKRLLMPSEGSPSDCTVH; encoded by the coding sequence GTGAAAGGAAGGAGTCCAGCTGTGTTGTTGGTCGTGGAAGACGATAAGGACATGCGCAGTCTGCTCTGTGATGAGCTCTGGGGAGAAGGCTATCAGTTGCGGGAAGCCAGCAACGGGGAGGAAGGGTTGGACGCCGTTATGCTGGCCGCGCCAGACCTGATCGTCACGGATCTCAAAATGCCGTCAGGCGGGTTCGAGTATGTGCATAGGCTGAGGAGTTGTGCTCCTGCTTGCCCGATTATCGTCATGACGGCGTTCGGCGATGCCAAAACGAAGGAAGAGGCCTTAAAAAGCGGCGCGACTGCCTATTTTGACAAGCCGGTGCGCCTGTCGGAGCTGAAGGCAACGGTGAAACGGCTTCTCATGCCCTCCGAGGGCTCGCCGTCTGATTGCACGGTCCATTAG